From a single Miscanthus floridulus cultivar M001 chromosome 8, ASM1932011v1, whole genome shotgun sequence genomic region:
- the LOC136476188 gene encoding transcription factor GTE4-like: protein MASDPPGAGAGGEEPTPGPAPAVEAPAAPAVPPRSRWAAEIKVYTRKHPRKNPKPPPEPAPAPSPSPAPAPAPAPAPAPAPAPAPAPAPAPAPAPAPAPAPAANPLSETLSSIRRNIRRAEAAGAAARPDPAAPASAPARAPSGERGAASGDPSSGLNRVGGRIPNGHGDDWAAEKAEKARKRRARSELRRRLAGELDQVRVLSKRLKEAAEALAQREASEPAPLPLMVLPTQQQVVDAGYVQPQFSAGDMAVPMSAQIAAAVTPGHTLLQRRPLTVSVIHNEAFEKEKRTPKANQLYQNSEFLLAKDRIPPSDSHGRKKSKHHKKKHRYLESRGADFDAERRLYSHAFKKSSSLLSRLMKHKFGWVFNKPVDPVALGLHDYFTIIKHPMDLGTIRGRLSHGQYRNPKEFAEDVRLTFHNAMTYNPKGQDVHFMAEQLSGIFEAQWPEIEAEVNYLASCPPLPKKFPPPPIDLRFLERSDSMRHHMALDTNSRPISHTPTYTRTPSMKKPRAKDPNKRDMTIDEKRKLSENLQNLPPEKLDAVVQVIKNKNLSVMQHDDEIEVEIDSMDAETLWELDRFVANYKKNLSKQKRKAERAMLARQDAELRAQHPIQPPQPTPVPQEPVGEKSPKQVAKDSLAGEQLPTSAPEQNDENRQNTSSSSNSSSSSSDSGSSSSDSDSDSSSSDGSDAGNSS, encoded by the exons ATGGCTTCCGACCctcccggcgccggcgccggcggggaGGAGCCGACGCCGGGACCTGCCCCCGCCGTGGAGGCGCCGGCTGCTCCCGCCGTTCCGCCCAGGTCGCGCTGGGCCGCGGAGATCAAGGTCTACACCCGTAAGCACCCCCGCAAAAACCCTAAACCTCCTCCAGAACCAGCTCCCGCCCCCTCCCCATCCCCCGCCCcagcccctgcccctgcccctgcccccgcccccgcacctgctcccgctcccgctcccgctcccgcccccgcccccgcccctgcccctgcccctgccccggCCGCGAATCCCCTTTCCGAAACCTTATCCTCGATTCGCCGCAACATCCGCCGCGCGGAGGCGGCGGGCGCTGCGGCGCGGCCCGATCCGGCAGCGCCGGCCTCGGCTCCCGCCCGGGCCCCGTCTGGGGAACGCGGTGCCGCCTCGGGGGACCCCTCGTCTGGGCTGAACCGGGTCGGTGGCCGTATTCCTAACGGCCATGGGGACGACTGGGCGGCTGAGAAGGCCGAGAAAGCACGGAAGCGCAGGGCGAGGAGTGAGCTGCGGCGCCGGCTGGCAGGGGAGCTCGACCAGGTCCGCGTGCTCTCCAAGCGGCTGAAGGAGGCTGCTGAGGCCCTGGCGCAGCGGGAGGCTTCTGAGCCCGCGCCTTTGCCCTTGATGGTGCTGCCAACACAGCAGCAGGTGGTGGATGCTGGGTATGTGCAGCCACAGTTCTCAGCTGGTGATATGGCGGTGCCCATGTCTGCTCAGATTGCAGCTGCCGTTACTCCTGGCCACACGCTGCTGCAGCGCAGACCACTAACCGTGTCGGTTATTCATAATGAAGCCTTTGAGAAGGAGAAACGGACGCCAAAGGCCAATCAATTGTACCAAAATTCGGAGTTCTTGCTTGCCAAGGATAGGATTCCTCCCTCAGATTCACATGGGCGCAAGAAATCTAAGCACCACAAGAAGAAGCATAGGTACCTAGAATCTCGTGGCGCAGACTTTGATGCCGAGCGGCGGCTCTACTCTCATGCGTTCAAGAAGTCCTCATCACTTCTGAGCCGCTTAATGAAGCACAAGTTTGGGTGGGTGTTCAACAAGCCTGTTGATCCAGTTGCACTTGGTTTGCATGATTATTTTACtattatcaagcacccaatggaTCTTGGCACGATAAGGGGACGGCTCAGCCATGGGCAGTACAGGAACCCGAAGGAGTTTGCTGAGGATGTCCGGCTCACTTTCCATAATGCGATGACATATAATCCCAAGGGTCAGGATGTGCATTTCATGGCGGAGCAGTTGTCAGGAATCTTTGAGGCACAGTGGCCTGAGATTGAGGCTGAGGTTAACTACCTCGCATCGTGTCCTCCATTGCCGAAGAAGTTTCCACCTCCACCAATTGACCTGCGCTTCCTAGAGAGGTCAGATTCGATGAGACACCACATGGCATTGGACACCAATTCAAGACCAATCAGTCATACTCCCACTTATACCCGTACTCCATCAATGAAGAAACCAAGGGCAAAGGATCCAAATAAGAGGGACATGACAATAGATGAGAAACGTAAGCTTAGTGAGAACCTCCAGAATTTGCCGCCAGAGAAGCTTGATGCTGTTGTGCAAGTCATTAAGAACAAGAACCTATCAGTTATGCAGCATGATGATGAGATTGAGGTTGAAATTGATAGCATGGATGCTGAGACACTTTGGGAGCTTGACAGGTTTGTGGCCAACTACAAGAAGAACCTGAGCAAGCAAAAGAGAAAGGCCGAGCGAGCGATGCTTGCCAGACAAGATGCAGAGTTGCGTGCACAGCACCCTATACAACCACCGCAACCA ACACCAGTCCCCCAAGAACCTGTTGGTGAAAAATCACCAAAGCAAGTTGCGAAAG ATTCGCTGGCAGGTGAGCAACTACCAACGTCTGCGCCAGAGCAAAATGATGAGAATAGACAGAATACGAGTAGTTCAAGCAATTCAAGCAGCTCCAGCAGTGACTCAGGATCATCTTCTAGTG ACTCAGACAGTGATAGCTCCTCTTCAGATGGATCTGATGCTGGCAATTCATCTTGA